In Cucurbita pepo subsp. pepo cultivar mu-cu-16 chromosome LG04, ASM280686v2, whole genome shotgun sequence, the following are encoded in one genomic region:
- the LOC111792882 gene encoding protein indeterminate-domain 7-like isoform X1, with amino-acid sequence MATNRFVCEICNKGFQRDQNLQLHRRGHNLPWKLKQRTSGSDTRRRRVYVCPETSCVHHNPARALGDLTGIKKHFSRKHGEKNWKCEKCSKKYAVHSDLKAHLKTCGSKEYKCDCGTVFSRRDSFITHRAYCDALTEESNKLASRGATMAASPPITLPHHDLMPIPPKPFNLSAGSMFSSSISNDHHFPSSSSAALMSATALLQKAAQMGAAVSSPIIQQKNGFVTTMAPSSFGGMLPTTCLQKCPQENIGGGVDMEMIDDILMLNGMFDKPIGEGARKTMTLDLLGAEGGKGRKFQAEESVGFGGVMENVGYFCHQGAMGKQGHM; translated from the exons ATGGCAACGAATCGGTTTGTGTGTGAAATATGCAACAAGGGATTTCAAAGAGAC cAGAACTTGCAGCTACACAGGCGAGGCCACAACCTGCCATGGAAGCTGAAGCAACGGACGAGCGGGAGCGACACGAGGAGGAGGCGGGTGTACGTATGTCCAGAAACGTCGTGCGTCCACCACAACCCAGCGAGAGCGCTCGGAGACCTCACCGGAATCAAGAAGCACTTCAGCAGAAAACATGGGGAGAAGAATTGGAAGTGTGAGAAATGCTCTAAGAAATACGCAGTTCATTCGGACTTGAAAGCTCATCTCAAAACCTGTGGCTCCAAGGAATACAAATGTGACTGTGGCACTGTCTTTTCCAG GAGAGATAGCTTCATAACCCACAGAGCATATTGCGATGCCTTAACAGAAGAAAGCAACAAACTAGCTAGTCGAGGAGCAACAATGGCTGCCTCGCCGCCCATAACGCTGCCCCACCACGACCTAATGCCTATCCCTCCAAAGCCCTTTAACCTTTCAGCCGGGTCCATGTTTTCATCCTCCATTTCCAACGACCACCACtttccctcctcctcctccgccgccctCATGTCCGCCACTGCCTTGCTGCAGAAGGCGGCGCAGATGGGAGCTGCCGTCAGTTCGCCCATAATCCAACAAAAG AACGGTTTCGTTACAACAATGGCTCCTTCTTCATTTGGTGGGATGTTGCCCACCACCTGTTTGCAGAAATGCCCACAAGAAAACATTGGCGGAGGTGTGGACATGGAGATGATCGATGACATTCTGATGCTCAATGGGATGTTCGATAAGCCGATCGGGGAGGGGGCGAGGAAGACGATGACGTTGGATTTGTTGGGGGCTGAGGGAGGGAAGGGGAGGAAGTTTCAGGCGGAAGAAAGTGTAGGGTTTGGAGGGGTTATGGAGAATGTGGGTTACTTTTGCCACCAAGGGGCCATGGGAAAGCAAGGTCATATGTGA
- the LOC111792882 gene encoding protein indeterminate-domain 7-like isoform X2, with translation MATNRFVCEICNKGFQRDQNLQLHRRGHNLPWKLKQRTSGSDTRRRRVYVCPETSCVHHNPARALGDLTGIKKHFSRKHGEKNWKCEKCSKKYAVHSDLKAHLKTCGSKEYKCDCGTVFSRRDSFITHRAYCDALTEESNKLASRGATMAASPPITLPHHDLMPIPPKPFNLSAGSMFSSSISNDHHFPSSSSAALMSATALLQKAAQMGAAVSSPIIQQKNGFVTTMAPSSFGGMLPTTCLQKCPQENIGGGVDMEMIDDILMLNGMFDKPIGEGARKTMTLDLLGAEGGKGRKFQAEESVGFGGVMENVGYFCHQGAMGKQGHM, from the exons ATGGCAACGAATCGGTTTGTGTGTGAAATATGCAACAAGGGATTTCAAAGAGACCAGAACTTGCAGCTACACAGGCGAGGCCACAACCTGCCATGGAAGCTGAAGCAACGGACGAGCGGGAGCGACACGAGGAGGAGGCGGGTGTACGTATGTCCAGAAACGTCGTGCGTCCACCACAACCCAGCGAGAGCGCTCGGAGACCTCACCGGAATCAAGAAGCACTTCAGCAGAAAACATGGGGAGAAGAATTGGAAGTGTGAGAAATGCTCTAAGAAATACGCAGTTCATTCGGACTTGAAAGCTCATCTCAAAACCTGTGGCTCCAAGGAATACAAATGTGACTGTGGCACTGTCTTTTCCAG GAGAGATAGCTTCATAACCCACAGAGCATATTGCGATGCCTTAACAGAAGAAAGCAACAAACTAGCTAGTCGAGGAGCAACAATGGCTGCCTCGCCGCCCATAACGCTGCCCCACCACGACCTAATGCCTATCCCTCCAAAGCCCTTTAACCTTTCAGCCGGGTCCATGTTTTCATCCTCCATTTCCAACGACCACCACtttccctcctcctcctccgccgccctCATGTCCGCCACTGCCTTGCTGCAGAAGGCGGCGCAGATGGGAGCTGCCGTCAGTTCGCCCATAATCCAACAAAAG AACGGTTTCGTTACAACAATGGCTCCTTCTTCATTTGGTGGGATGTTGCCCACCACCTGTTTGCAGAAATGCCCACAAGAAAACATTGGCGGAGGTGTGGACATGGAGATGATCGATGACATTCTGATGCTCAATGGGATGTTCGATAAGCCGATCGGGGAGGGGGCGAGGAAGACGATGACGTTGGATTTGTTGGGGGCTGAGGGAGGGAAGGGGAGGAAGTTTCAGGCGGAAGAAAGTGTAGGGTTTGGAGGGGTTATGGAGAATGTGGGTTACTTTTGCCACCAAGGGGCCATGGGAAAGCAAGGTCATATGTGA
- the LOC111792893 gene encoding protein SRC2 homolog, translating to MDVRQLEIRIIKASDLKDVNLMTKMDVFALVSISGDQLNNPQQKTDVDKDGGTSPKWNFHTQFTVDDAAVQENRVTLKIKLISNRSLGNKEIGVVYVQIKEMFDGGGAGEEEKSGSYSVRLSNGTVKGNLDLAYKFGEKYKIERPPSPPPPPPPMEEPRNMNGVDSPQVMAYPSTFPDVSSTYSPPAEAYRPPHGGYPNPLPPGAYPPPHVGYRYGGYQPPPPGYGYPPMQRL from the coding sequence ATGGATGTCCGGCAACTGGAAATCAGAATTATCAAAGCCAGTGATCTCAAAGACGTCAATCTCATGACTAAAATGGACGTTTTCGCCCTCGTTTCGATCTCCGGTGACCAATTAAACAACCCGCAACAGAAGACCGATGTCGACAAAGACGGTGGCACCAGCCCCAAGTGGAATTTTCATACGCAATTCACCGTCGACGACGCCGCCGTTCAGGAGAATCGTGTCACTCTTAAGATCAAACTTATTTCTAATCGGAGTTTGGGGAATAAAGAAATTGGGGTTGTTTATGTTCAGATTAAGGAGATGTTTGATGGTGGCGGCGCCGGAGAAGAGGAGAAATCCGGTAGTTATAGTGTCCGGTTGTCGAATGGGACTGTGAAGGGCAATTTGGACTTGGCTTATAAATTTGgagagaaatataaaattgaacgGCCGCCGtcaccgccgccaccgccgccgccaatGGAGGAGCCACGCAACATGAACGGGGTGGACTCGCCGCAGGTTATGGCTTATCCGTCTACATTTCCTGACGTTAGCTCTACATATTCACCACCAGCGGAAGCGTACCGGCCACCACACGGTGGATACCCCAACCCTCTGCCGCCGGGGGCGTATCCACCACCGCACGTGGGATATAGATATGGCGGTTACCAGCCACCACCACCGGGGTATGGGTACCCGCCAATGCAACGGCTTTAG
- the LOC111792858 gene encoding formin-like protein 11, whose amino-acid sequence MGCVVKCVFMIVIANSLLSAAESFNVEELERVSGEDESGGNRPLILERFRALLGLNQSPSDLSPSPSPSPAEAARPVHTHKHSRPHQLRLHKSRPVYKSKRHEDARKRVRKILVAVLVSTGITILICTIVAFWVCKRFKIRTEEPAEKLSITSETGEKTAKQKSGFDLFDLSTHGMDVEEHSVSSSGERVTPVQCCSSDEEESFHSCGDPNLSNVRLSNASESSSANVKTNSNSSEPNKPLTSDQFHLTPSPCNSETKDVPSLAPPPPPPPPPPLRPSPVTYRSSFTLSSPFSTGSTSSSALLRSSSPAMSDSSSLSQIPWNDLPSPPNIAKPSLPSSTIPPPPCPPPSLKENAYSFKAPPPPPPSKLPQFMAFGKEGNLLPKLKPLHWDKVRAAPDRSMVWDKLRWSSFELDEEMIESLFGYNQHGSMKNGDASNKTPSPSKHILEAKRLQNLTILLKALNLSAEHACEAIEQGTGLRLRQLEALVKMVPTQEEQAKLLSYEGDIGEYGCTEKFVIAILRIPFAFQRVEAMLYRETFEDEVNHLRNSFSMLEEACKELRSSRLFLKLLEAVLKTGNRMNVGTSRGGAKAFKLDALLRLSDVKGTDGKTSLLHFVVQEIIRSEGIRVSGSIMGKISQKNKSRTIEERENDYRRMGLDLVSGLSTELHNVKRAATTDLKVLASATANLNEGMAKLQELVLKGLCGDERSGNFVSAMKGFLSYVKKTMELVRKDEEGVMGSVREITEYFHGNVSKEETNPLRIFVIVRDFLGMLDNVCKSFKIGS is encoded by the exons ATGGGTTGTGTTGTGAAGTGCGTTTTCATGATTGTAATTGCTAATTCACTGTTGAGTGCAGCAGAGAGCTTCAATGTAGAAGAGCTTGAGAGAGTTTCAGGGGAAGATGAGAGTGGAGGAAATAGACCTTTAATTCTGGAGAGATTCAGAGCTCTACTTGGACTCAATCAAAGCCCATCAGATCTGTCGCCTTCGCCGTCTCCATCACCGGCCGAGGCAGCTCGTCCAGTGCACACTCATAAACATTCCCGCCCTCATCAGCTTCGCTTGCACAAGAGCCGACCAGTCTACAAATCTAAAAGACATGAAGATGCAAGAAAAAGAGTCAGAAAAATTCTTGTTGCAGTTCTTGTGTCTACAGGAATCACCATTTTGATATGCACTATTGTTGCCTTCTGGGTCTGCAAGAGGTTTAAAATTCGAACAGAGGAACCCGCCGAGAAGCTTTCTATAACGAGTGAAACAGGAGAGAAGACAGCCAAACAAAAATCTGGGTTTGATCTTTTCGATCTCAGTACGCATGGAATGGATGTTGAAGAACACAGTGTTTCCTCATCTGGGGAGAGAGTTACTCCTGTTCAATGTTGTTCTTCTGATGAGGAGGAATCATTCCATTCTTGTGGGGATCCCAATTTGTCGAATGTTCGTCTTTCAAATGCTTCTGAATCTTCTTCAGCTAATGTGAAAACAAATTCTAATTCTTCAGAACCTAACAAACCATTAACTTCTGACCAGTTTCATCTTACCCCTTCTCCTTGTAACTCAGAAACCAAGGATGTCCCATCTTTAGCTCCGcctccaccaccgccgccgccgccgccgctgcgACCATCTCCGGTCACTTATCGCAGTTCATTTACCCTCTCTTCACCCTTTTCAACTGGATCCACCTCCTCTTCTGCATTGCTAAGATCATCATCTCCTGCAATGTCAGATTCTTCTTCGTTATCTCAAATACCATGGAATGATCTGCCATCACCTCCAAACATTGCAAAACCTTCACTACCATCATCTACTATTCCTCCACCCCCTTGTCCACCGCcaagtttgaaagaaaacGCTTATTCTTTCAAAGccccacctcctcctcctccttccaaACTCCCTCAATTCATGGCATTTGGAAAAGAGGGAAATCTGCTGCCGAAACTTAAGCCTCTCCACTGGGACAAAGTAAGAGCTGCACCAGATCGATCAATGGTGTGGGACAAGCTAAGATGGAGTTCATTTGA GCTAGATGAAGAAATGATTGAGTCACTATTCGGCTACAACCAACATGGTTCAATGAAGAATGGTGATGCTAGCAACAAAACCCCTTCTCCAAGCAAGCATATACTAGAGGCTAAGAGACTCCAGAACCTAACCATACTCTTAAAAGCCCTGAATCTCTCCGCAGAACATGCCTGTGAAGCCATAGAACAAG GGACTGGGTTGCGTTTAAGACAACTTGAAGCACTGGTAAAGATGGTACCAACACAGGAAGAACAAGCCAAATTGTTAAGCTATGAAGGAGACATCGGTGAATATGGGTGCACAGAGAAGTTTGTGATAGCAATTCTGAGAATACCATTCGCCTTCCAACGAGTGGAAGCCATGCTCTACAGAGAAACTTTTGAAGATGAAGTGAATCATCTCCGGAATTCGTTTTCAATGCTAGAG GAGGCTTGCAAGGAGCTAAGATCCAGCAGGCTTTTCCTGAAACTACTTGAAGCCGTGCTCAAAACAGGGAACCGAATGAACGTGGGAACAAGCAGAGGAGGCGCAAAAGCATTCAAACTAGACGCACTCCTAAGACTCTCCGACGTCAAAGGAACCGACGGAAAAACCTCCCTCCTCCATTTCGTGGTCCAAGAAATAATCCGATCAGAAGGAATCCGAGTCTCCGGTAGCATAATGGGGAAAATCAGCCAAAAGAACAAATCGAGAACAAtcgaagaaagagaaaacgaTTACCGAAGAATGGGATTAGATCTGGTCTCCGGCCTGAGCACCGAATTACACAACGTTAAGCGAGCGGCAACGACCGATCTGAAAGTTCTGGCGAGCGCCACAGCGAATCTGAACGAGGGAATGGCGAAATTGCAAGAACTGGTGTTGAAGGGACTGTGTGGAGATGAACGGAGTGGGAACTTCGTGAGCGCAATGAAAGGGTTCTTGAGCTACGTGAAGAAGACGATGGAGTTGGTGAGGAAGGACGAGGAAGGGGTGATGGGAAGCGTGAGAGAGATCACAGAGTACTTCCATGGAAATGTGAGCAAAGAAGAGACGAATCCGCTGAGGATTTTTGTGATTGTGAGAGATTTTCTGGGAATGTTGGACAATGTGTGTAAAAGCTTCAAGATCGGAAGTTGA